The Pichia kudriavzevii chromosome 3, complete sequence nucleotide sequence aaatgcTCAGAAGCTAGGTTCTTCTAGTCAATCATCTGTTCTGTCGGATTCTAAAGAGAGTTTCGCCGAACTACTACAAAACCTATATAGTGTacaaaacttgaaaattgTTATGCCTCTCCAGAAGTCCACACGTGATGAGCTTCTTTCTaccttgaaaatattaGGTGTCAAGTTGGAGTGGTTGTGGTTTGATAGATGTAAGGCCAAAGCTCTAAATATGCTAACTGAACGTATCAAACAAATCTCCAACAAGTCAGTAGGACATTATTGATGGCAATAATGTTTCAATCTGTAATATTTGTGATCCAAAATAAAGATTATTTAGAAGGTATAAATTTATCTGTTTAACAGTAAAAATGTGGTCATTATCAGTTTAAAGATCaactgattttttttgaaaaaacctATCTGATCTTGCAATTCCTACATTCAGAATCTTTGGACAACCATCTCTATCCCTTTCTAACAAGCAACATTGTGAGCAATAGTAAGCCTCGTGCATTTGCTCTCCTGGCTTAGCATTATATCCACATATGATGCAGCTTTTCCCCATTGAACCAAAAGAACATTCATCGCAAATATGAACAAGACGCTTGGAGTTGACATTCGAATCACATGTCGGGCACCTGCCATCACAGTGGGAACACAATAAACCGATTTTAGACCCAGGAATTTTCATACATATCTCGAGATCAGTTTTGTATCTAGACATGAAGCTTTGGATAACTCGTGTTATTTTGCAGGAAATAAACCGAAAACTGATGTCTACAGTGACACCGGTTTCAGGGCTAgaactattttttttgtaaaatctTTAGAAACGCGACATCTTTAGATATTTCAGCTGTTGTCTTTTGTGAACTACTGTCTTTAATGCCTATTAATTTGCGACATTATATTCGAGATCAACAGAGATGAAGCTTTCCAGTGGTTTTTACGTGACATTGGCATTATCAGTACTTCTGGGCATTGCTGATGCATCTAAAGGTGATGATCTTCCTGAATTCAGACAATGTTTAGAGAC carries:
- a CDS encoding uncharacterized protein (PKUD0C07010; similar to Saccharomyces cerevisiae YPR094W (RDS3); ancestral locus Anc_3.406); amino-acid sequence: MSRYKTDLEICMKIPGSKIGLLCSHCDGRCPTCDSNVNSKRLVHICDECSFGSMGKSCIICGYNAKPGEQMHEAYYCSQCCLLERDRDGCPKILNVGIARSDRFFQKKSVDL